One window of the Benincasa hispida cultivar B227 chromosome 3, ASM972705v1, whole genome shotgun sequence genome contains the following:
- the LOC120073730 gene encoding GDSL esterase/lipase At5g45910 isoform X1 gives MNSLLAFLFLCFCFCSSALSRPYNAIFNFGDSLSDTGNLLRSRSHAVPAIGKLPYGETFFRHATGRCSDGRLVIDFIAEAFGLPHLPPYLGLKQGQNFSRGVNFAVAGATALDADFFYKRKSGIILWTNHSLTVQLGWFRNLKSSLCTSTQECDKYMKNSLFMVGEIGGNDYNDAYFVGESISEVQSFVPLVVEAITAATAALIEEGAVELVVPGNLPIGCSAVYLTLFQSPNRADYDENGCLKAFNDFAKYHNNYLKRSLHALRTKYPFAKIMYADYYGATIPLLHAPKHHGFYEGTLKACCGGGGPYNFNKSAKCGDVGSKACENPGSYVSWDGLHLTEAAYSFIAKAFLQSLPSLVA, from the exons ATGAATTCACTTTTGGCCTTCCTCTTCCTATGCTTTTGCTTCTGCAGCTCTGCACTTTCTAGGCCATATAATGCAATTTTCAACTTCGGCGATTCTCTTAGCGACACCGGAAACCTTCTCCGTTCTCGTTCCCATGCAGTTCCAGCCATCGGCAAGCTCCCCTACGGCGAAACCTTCTTCAGACACGCCACCGGCCGTTGCTCTGACGGTCGTTTGGTTATCGATTTCATTG CGGAGGCATTTGGGTTGCCGCATTTGCCGCCGTATCTGGGTCTGAAACAGGGACAAAATTTCAGCCGCGGAGTGAACTTTGCGGTGGCCGGAGCCACGGCGTTGGACGCGGATTTCTTCTACAAAAGGAAAAGTGGAATCATACTTTGGACCAACCATTCGCTTACTGTACAACTTGGTTGGTTTAGAAATCTCAAGTCCTCTCTTTGTACTTCCACACAAG AGTGTGACAAATACATGAAGAATTCGTTGTTTATGGTGGGAGAGATCGGTGGAAACGATTATAACGACGCCTATTTTGTTGGTGAAAGTATTAGTGAAGTTCAATCTTTTGTCCCACTTGTAGTTGAGGCAATTACTGCAGCCACCGCT GCGTTGATAGAGGAAGGGGCGGTGGAACTGGTGGTACCGGGAAATTTGCCGATTGGCTGCTCCGCCGTGTACTTAACTCTGTTTCAGAGCCCAAACAGAGCAGATTACGATGAAAATGGATGCTTGAAGGCATTCAACGATTTCGCCAAATATCACAACAATTATCTTAAACGATCCCTACATGCGCTCAGAACCAAATATCCCTTTGCCAAAATCATGTATGCCGACTATTACGGCGCCACGATTCCATTACTCCACGCTCCGAAACATCACG GGTTTTACGAGGGGACTCTAAAAGCGTGCTGCGGAGGAGGAGGGCCGTACAATTTCAATAAATCGGCAAAGTGCGGCGATGTCGGGTCAAAGGCGTGTGAAAATCCTGGGTCGTACGTGAGTTGGGATGGTTTACACTTAACAGAAGCTGCTTATAGCTTCATTGCCAAAGCTTTCCTTCAGTCCCTTCCTTCTCTTGTTGCCTAG
- the LOC120074611 gene encoding adenylate-forming reductase 03009: MQTPVRFSSCRGVAFEVKPHEHHFSISKPISPPHPSSSITTFWPRRNSFQIFPSPSPSSLLRSLSKPSSHFCDVDPLSDEEEQHHQYDLEALEEGDQQNQSTPQNPPSQPHPKNPKSRLSVILLDQGLFTVYKRLFLLCLSLNITALILAVTGYFPYARARPALFSIGNIFALTLCRSEAFLRVVFWLTVTILGRSWVPLAFKTAVTSFLQSLGGVHSGCGVSSIAWLVYALALTLMDAQTRSPAIIAVASAILALLCLSSLAAFPLVRHLHHNVFERTHRFAGWTALALLWAFLILTLTYDPITNSYNKDLASRLLQTQEFWFTTAITFLIILPWVTVRRVPVQISAPSGHASIIKFSGGVQPGLLGRISPSPLSEWHAFGIISDGEKEHIMLAGAVGDFTKSLVSNPPTHLWVRGVHFAGLPYLVNMYERTLVVATGSGICVFLSFLLQKSRADVHLVWVAKGIEENFGKEIKEMVNGHPREKVIVHDTAVLGRPNVAELTVKAAREWKAEVVIVTSNPEGSRDVVNACKSSGIAAFGPIWDS; the protein is encoded by the coding sequence ATGCAAACGCCCGTAAGATTCTCGAGCTGTAGAGGCGTTGCCTTTGAAGTGAAGCCTCACGAGCATCACTTCTCCATCTCAAAACCCATTTCCCCACCACACCCAAGTAGCAGCATCACCACCTTCTGGCCCCGCCGCAACTCTTTTCAAATATTCCCTTCCCCATCCCCTTCTTCACTTCTAAGATCCCTAAGCAAACCCAGCAGCCATTTCTGTGACGTTGATCCCCTCTCCGACGAAGAAGAACAGCACCACCAATACGACCTGGAAGCACTCGAAGAAGGTGACCAACAGAACCAAAGCACCCCACAAAACCCGCCCTCTCAGCCTCATCCGAAGAACCCAAAATCAAGACTCTCCGTCATCCTCCTCGACCAAGGCCTCTTCACCGTCTACAAAAGGCTCTTCCTCCTGTGTCTTTCATTAAATATTACCGCCCTCATTCTTGCCGTCACTGGGTATTTCCCATATGCAAGAGCCCGCCCCGCTCTGTTTTCAATCGGCAACATATTCGCCTTGACGCTTTGCCGGAGCGAGGCCTTTCTGCGTGTAGTGTTTTGGTTAACAGTCACTATCTTGGGCAGATCATGGGTCCCACTAGCTTTCAAAACCGCCGTAACTTCCTTCCTCCAGAGCCTTGGTGGGGTCCACAGCGGCTGTGGAGTTTCGTCCATTGCCTGGCTTGTCTACGCTTTGGCACTGACTCTTATGGACGCACAAACAAGATCCCCAGCCATCATTGCTGTTGCGTCCGCAATTCTAGCCCTTCTTTGTCTTTCTTCGTTGGCTGCATTTCCTCTCGTACGACACCTCCACCACAATGTCTTCGAGCGAACGCACCGTTTCGCTGGCTGGACCGCACTCGCCCTCCTCTGGGCCTTCCTAATTCTAACACTCACTTACGATCCCATCACCAATTCATATAATAAAGATCTTGCTTCCCGTTTGCTCCAAACACAGGAATTTTGGTTCACAACCGCAATCACTTTCCTAATCATTCTCCCATGGGTTACGGTCAGGCGCGTTCCTGTTCAAATCTCTGCCCCCTCCGGCCATGCCTCCATTATCAAATTCAGCGGCGGGGTACAGCCCGGGTTATTGGGCCGGATCAGCCCATCGCCGTTATCCGAGTGGCATGCCTTCGGGATCATTTCCGACGGTGAAAAAGAGCACATAATGTTAGCCGGAGCGGTTGGGGATTTCACGAAATCCTTGGTGTCGAACCCACCCACCCACTTGTGGGTCCGAGGGGTCCACTTCGCTGGACTTCCGTATTTGGTGAACATGTACGAGAGAACTCTGGTGGTGGCGACGGGATCTGGGATTTGCGTGTTCTTGTCGTTTCTGTTGCAGAAAAGTAGGGCTGACGTGCATTTGGTGTGGGTGGCTAAAGGGATCGAGGAGAATTTCGGGAAGGAGATTAAGGAGATGGTGAATGGGCACCCGAGGGAGAAGGTGATAGTTCACGATACGGCGGTTTTGGGGCGGCCGAATGTGGCGGAGCTGACGGTGAAGGCGGCGAGAGAGTGGAAAGCGGAGGTGGTGATTGTTACGAGTAATCCGGAAGGGAGTAGAGATGTGGTGAATGCGTGTAAAAGCTCTGGAATTGCAGCTTTTGGTCCGATTTGGGACTCTTGA